From a single Lacerta agilis isolate rLacAgi1 chromosome 3, rLacAgi1.pri, whole genome shotgun sequence genomic region:
- the LCA5 gene encoding lebercilin, producing MGERGRSLDSGPNRKSDSDSYYSDDDSSHGSDHSPTISTQSTNAGEKSNKSQTLKSLAHYQGTKQIASKYAPSKRGIRWGFRSQSLNRESPAKDISLVTKRVLSARLLKINELRNELTELHVKLDELQKENRALKRLQYRHEKALHKFEDTENEISQLLARHSDEMRILRERLRRSQEREQTTERKLRASEEELYKAKSNLQKLRRLAEDRHLPERDELAKKLALAENRLDDTEKRIKDLEKNLDLSNSSFQRQLHSEKKKLCDAQEENKVLQEEVQRLGQKLKEKERELDAKNIYANRMLKVSPKKDVDSAPRKKASNKNAKREVQITKGVQTTGCFSPVEFPQPPDFISDGIPEEKEDDAHLRMEQSIKDWKEQTERFKEEQSREREERLKSDQELQALEERAKKLRDEWEKEESERKKRENSLLSEKEEKAKMETEIYSLGNGMQNNENEEEERRRAILLSKMYEIDKETQINIKVTSQEHSSETVTIPYSLEKIKRPYQSTEATEKLFNGFLEYGQHNTATKGEIQKQQNIETTSPSSDLTFGCYVPSFGKVSGRPSWANQKSDFLDEPTKEDLSLHMKRDKKSNLMEQLFGSGANAITPPKKNDLGTFRQDSGPNIGFQDKGSTVNVKDDGDLFFSEGKNFNPKRHRLQHTASRPAVKAFDYLEDEIEEVLLQ from the exons atgggggagagaggaaggagtcTTGATTCTGGACCCAACAGAAAATCAGACAGTGACTCTTACTATTCTGACGACGATTCTTCTCACGGCTCTGACCACTCGCCAACGATAAGCACTCAGTCTACAAACGCTGGAGAAAAAAGCAATAAATCACAGACTTTGAAAAGCCTCGCACATTACCAAG GCACTAAGCAAATTGCCTCTAAATATGCGCCCAGCAAAAGAGGGATCCGCTGGGGGTTTCGCTCCCAGAGCCTCAACAGGGAGTCTCCTGCCAAAGATATTAGCCTAGTTACAAAAAGAGTTCTTTCTGCCAGGTTGCTGAAAATCAACGAGCTCCGTAATGAGCTGACGGAACTGCATGTCAAGCTCGATGAGCTTCAGAAAGAGAATAGGGCGCTCAAGCGGCTTCAGTACAGGCACGAGAAAGCCCTGCATAAGTTTGAGGACACTGAAAACGAAATCTCTCAGCTCCTGGCCCGGCACAGTGACGAGATGAGGATACTGAGGGAGCGCTTGAGACGATCTCAAGAAAGAGAACAGACGACGGAGCGGAAACTCAGGGCTTCGGAGGAGGAGCTGTACAAGGCCAAAAGCAATTTGCAAAAATTGAGAAGGCTTGCTGAAGACAGGCACCTCCCGGAACGCGATGAGCTGGCTAAGAAGCTGGCTTTAGCAGAAAACAGGTTGGATGACACTGAGAAGAGAATTAAG GACTTGGAGAAGAACCTTGACCTTAGCAATAGTAGTTTCCAAAGACAATTGCATTCTGAGAAAAAGAAATTATGTGATGCCcaggaagaaaataaagttcTCCAAGAGGAAGTCCAACGGCTAGGTCAAAAATTAAAG gaaaaagaaagagaactggatgcaaaaaatatatatgctaatCGGATGTTAAAAGTTTCACCAAAAAAAGATGTTGATTCTGCACCAAGGAAAAAAG CTTCTAATAAGAATGCTAAACGAGAAGTACAGATAACAAAAGGAGTCCAGACTACTGGATGCTTTTCTCCAGTGGAATTTCCTCAACCACCAGACTTTATTTCTGATGGAATACCAGAGGAAAAGGAAGATGACGCCCATCTCAGAATG GAACAGTCAATTAAAGACTGGAAAGAACAAACAGAACGCTTCAaggaagagcagagcagagaaagagaggaaaggctGAAAAGTGATCAAGAACTGCAGGCATTGGAAGAGAGAGCAAAAAAACTAAGAGATG AATGGGAAAAAGAAGAATCTgagagaaaaaagagggaaaaTAGTCTTCTGtcggaaaaagaagaaaaagcaaaaatgGAGACAGAGATCTATAGTTTGGGAAATGGGATgcaaaataatgaaaatgaagaaGAGGAAAGACGGAGGGCAATTCTACTTTCTAAGATGTATGAAATTGACAAGGAAACACAGATCAATATAAAGGTTACTTCACAGGAGCACAGTTCAGAGACGGTAACTATACCGTATTCCTTGGAAAAAATTAAGAGGCCGTACCAGAGCACAGAAGCAACTGAGAAATTATTCAATGGTTTTCTGGAATATGGTCAGCACAATACGGCTACGAAAGGGGAAATCCAGAAACAGCAAAATATAGAGACCACAAGCCCAAGCAGCGATTTGACATTTGGTTGCTATGTACCTTCTTTTGGGAAAGTATCAGGGAGGCCAAGTTGGGCTAATCAAAAAAGTGATTTCCTTGACGAACCCACTAAGGAAGACTTGAGTCTCCACATGAAGAGAGATAAAAAGTCCAACTTAATGGAGCAGCTGTTTGGAAGCGGTGCCAACGCCATCACTCCACCTAAGAAAAATGATTTGGGTACTTTCCGACAAGACAGCGGCCCAAACATTGGTTTCCAGGATAAAGGCTCTACGGTCAATGTAAAAGACGACGGCGATCTTTTTTTCAGTGAAGGGAAAAACTTCAACCCCAAAAGGCACCGACTGCAACACACAGCAAGCAGACCAGCAGTGAAGGCTTTTGATTACTTGGAAGATGAGATTGAGGAAGTACTGTTGCAATGA